Proteins from a genomic interval of Arvicanthis niloticus isolate mArvNil1 chromosome 26, mArvNil1.pat.X, whole genome shotgun sequence:
- the Chrnb4 gene encoding neuronal acetylcholine receptor subunit beta-4 isoform X3, with protein sequence MDDLLNKTRYNNLIRPATSSSQLISIRLELSLSQLISVNEREQIMTTSIWLKQEWTDYRLAWNSSCYEGVNILRIPAKRVWLPDIVLYNNADGTYEVSVYTNVIVRSNGSIQWLPPAIYKSACKIEVKHFPFDQQNCTLKFRSWTYDHTEIDMVLKSPTAIMDDFTPSGEWDIVALPGRRTVNPQDPSYVDVTYDFTIKRKPLFYTINLIIPCVLITSLAILVFYLPSDCGEKMTLCISVLLALTFFLLLISKIVPPTSLDIPLIGKYLLFTMVLVTFSIVTTVCVLNVHHRSPSTHTMASWVKECFLHKLPTFLFMKRPGLEVSPARVPQPTQLHLTTAEAATTSALGPTSPSNLYGNCMYFVNPVPAAPKSAVSSHTAGLPRDARLRSSGRFRQDLQEALEGVSFIAQHLQSDDRDQSVIEDWKFVAMVVDRLFLWVFVFVCILGTMGLFLPPLFQIHAPSKGP encoded by the exons AATGAGCGAGAGCAGATCATGACCACCAGCATCTGGCTGAAACAG GAATGGACTGACTACCGCCTGGCCTGGAACAGCTCCTGCTATGAAGGGGTGAACATTCTGAGGATCCCTGCAAAGCGCGTCTGGCTGCCTGACATCGTGTTGTACAACAA TGCTGATGGGACCTATGAGGTGTCTGTCTACACCAACGTCATCGTGCGTTCCAACGGCAGCATCCAGTGGCTGCCCCCTGCTATCTACAAGAGTGCCTGCAAGATTGAGGTGAAACACTTTCCCTTCGACCAGCAGAACTGCACCCTCAAGTTTCGCTCCTGGACCTATGACCACACAGAGATTGACATGGTTCTTAAATCACCCACAGCCATCATGGATGACTTTACCCCCAGTGGCGAATGGGACATTGTGGCCCTCCCAGGACGAAGGACAGTGAACCCACAGGACCCCAGCTATGTGGACGTGACCTACGACTTCACTATCAAGCGCAAGCCACTCTTCTACACCATCAATCTTATCATCCCTTGTGTGCTCATCACCTCGCTGGCTATCCTGGTCTTCTACCTGCCCTCCGACTGTGGGGAGAAGATGACGCTCTGCATCTCTGTGCTGCTGGCACTCACGTTCTTCCTGCTGCTCATCTCTAAGATTGTGCCTCCCACCTCCCTCGACATTCCACTCATTGGCAAGTACCTCTTGTTCACCATGGTGCTGGTCACCTTTTCCATCGTCACCACTGTGTGTGTCCTCAATGTACATCACCGTTCACCCAGCACTCACACCATGGCATCCTGGGTCAAGGAGTGCTTCCTGCACAAGCTGCCCACCTTCCTCTTCATGAAGCGCCCCGGTCTCGAAGTCAGCCCCGCCAGGGTCCCTCAACCCACCCAGCTGCACTTGACCACAGCTGAAGCTGCGACCACCTCTGCCTTAGGCCCCACCAGCCCATCCAACCTCTATGGGAATTGCATGTACTTTGTGAACCCTGTCCCTGCTGCTCCTAAGTCTGCAGTCAGCTCCCACACGGCAGGCCTCCCCAGGGATGCCCGGCTGAGGTCCTCTGGGAGGTTCCGGCAAGATCTACAGGAAGCATTAGAGGGCGTCAGCTTCATCGCCCAGCATCTGCAGAGTGATGACCGAGACCAGAGT GTCATTGAGGACTGGAAATTCGTCGCGATGGTCGTTGACCGCCTGTTTCTGTGGGTGttcgtgtttgtgtgtattctgGGTACCATGGGGCTCTTCCTACCACCCCTCTTCCAGATCCATGCACCCTCCAAGGGCCCGTAG